Genomic segment of Truepera radiovictrix DSM 17093:
GGGTCGTCGGGTTTGACGAGCAAGCAGAGGGGCTCTTCGCTGATGCGCCTCGCGACGAGCGCGTCGGGGAGGTCTTGGGCGTCGCCCAACACGAGCGCCGCGTCGAGCGCGCGCTGCGCGACCGCGTCCAGGAGCTGCTGCGAATACCCCTCGCTCATGTGCACGCTCAGCTCGGCCCCCGCTGCACTAGCCGCGCGCAGGTTGCGCAGCAAGCGCACGGTGTAGGCCGTGACGAGGTGATGGCTGAGCCCGACGCGCAGCGTGACGCGCTCCGGGTGTTCGCCCTGCAAAAACCGCTGCGCCCGCTCGAGCGCCTCACTCACCGCCCGCGCGTGCGGCAGCAGCGCCTCGCCGAAGGGGGTGAGGTCGACCCCCGTCGCGGTGCGGCGGTAGAGGGGGCGGCCGAGCGCCTCCTGCAGCTGAGCGAGCTGACGGCTGAGCGCCGGTTGGCTGAGCCCCAAGGCGCGCGCCGCTTGGGTGACGCTGCGGTAACGGGCGACGGCGTCGAAGGCGCGCAGCTGTTCCGCTTTGGGTGGCATACGCTTATTGCATCACGTCTCGCGCCGCGTCACGCACACATCGCATCACGTACCGCACCGTAGCGCCGCGTCACGCAGCGCGGCGGCCTGCGGGGCGCGCTGAAGGTTATGCAGAAGGGGCGAGGGGGGCGGTGAGGTCGCTCAAAAAGCGCTCCATAAGCGCGTCGAAGGGGCGCGGCAGCTCCGACCAGGAGCGCTGCCAGCGCCCGAGCAGCGCCGCGCGCTCCTCGGGCCCGAGTTCGTCCGGGCAGCAGGGGAGACCGAGCTGACGCAGGTGCGCCAGCAGCGCCGTCTCTTGCGTGGCGTGGTGGTCTCTAAGCACCTGCTCGGTGCCGTAGGCGCGGCGGTAGAGCCCGCGCAGCTCGTGCAGCAGCGCGAGCGCGACGGCGTGGTCGTCGCTTAAGCGCCCGAAGACGAGGGAGCGGAGGTGGATCGCCGCCTTGGAGACGCGCTGCTCTTCGGGGTCGGCCTCGAGGCTGCGCAAAAAGGTGTTCACGAGTCTCATTCTAGGCTAACGCTACGTTCAGTGTCATGAGGAGCGTGCACCACCCGAGCGTTACGCGTCACACGCGTGCGGTGTGCATACCACGCACTGCGCGCTCGGCCCAGGGGAGTGAGGCGTCGGCCTACGCCGAGCACGTCGCCAAGGTCTTCAGGCGGCGCTCGCACTCCCCTTGAGGTCTCGGCCCAGGATGATCATGCTGAGCACGTCGTCTTGGGTCACGTCGGCGACCGCGTGGGTGCCGACCAGGCGCCCGTTATGCATCACGCTGATGCGGTCGGCCAAGCCGAAGACGTCGTGGATGTCGTGGCTGATCAGCACGATCCCCAACCCCTGGGTTTTGAGGCTGCGGATGAGGTCGCCGACCTTGCGCGTCTCCTGCGGCCCGAGGGCGGCCGTGGGCTCGTCCATGATGAGGACCTTGGCGTTAAAGAGGAGCGCGCGACCGATGGCGACCGCTTGGCGCTGCCCCCCCGAGAGGCTGCGCACGGGGACGCGCAGCGAGGTGATCTTGAGGTCGAGCCGGTCCAGCACGCGCCGCGCCTCGCTCTCCATGGCGTCGTCGTCGAGGCCGCCGAAGGGCCCCGTGAGCTCGCGCCCCAGAAAGATGTTAGCGGGCGCGTTGAGGTTGTCCGCGAGCGCGAGCGCTTGGTAGATGGTCTCGATCCCGTAGGCTTTGGCGTCGCGCGGGGAGCGGATGCTCGCGCGCCGCCCCCCCACCCAGATCTCCCCCTCGTCGGGGACGAGGGCGCCGGAGAGGATCTTGATGAGCGTCGATTTGCCCGCGCCGTTATGGCCCAACAGGCCCAAGACCTCCCCCGGAAAGAGGTCGATGGAGACCCCCTGCACCGCGTGCACCCCGCCGAAGGCTTTCGAGACGCCTCGCATCGCGACGAGGGGCGCGGGTTGAGGGGCCGTGCGCTGGGGGGTCACGGGCCCTCCAGCGCGCCGCTGCGGCGGCGGTAGAGGACGTCGAGCCAAACCGCGAGGATCAGCACGAGACCGATGACGACCTGCTGCAAAGGGCTCGAGAGCCCGAGCAGCACCATACCGCTCTGCAGGCTCTGCATCAGGAGCGCTCCCAAGAGCGCCCCCGAGATCGTGCCGTAGCCCCCGGCGAGCGAGGTGCCGCCGATCACGACCGCGGCGATGACGTAGAGCTCGGTGAGCGTCCCCGTGGAGTTAGCGCCCGCATTCAGGCGCGCCGAAGCGACCGCCCCGGCGAGCGCGCAGAGGACGCCGGTGATGACGAAGACGAGCAGGCGCACGCGGCGCGTGTCGATGCCGGCGAGCTGCGCCGCTTCGGGGTTGCCGCCGATGGCGTAGACGTAGCGGCCGAAGCGGGTGCGCCGCGCCGTGAGGCTCATGGCGAGAGCCAGCGCGAGGGTCACTAGGACCGGTACGGGGATGCCGCGGGGGACGGTGCTGCGCGGCTGGGTGTAGGCGTTCATGACCATCACGAAGCCCACGATGAGCGCCACGAGCACCCCTTGGGTGACGACCTCGGCCCAGAGCGGTTTGACGTGAAAGCCCAAGCGGCGGCGTTTGGCGCGTGCGCGGGCGTTGCCGATCAGCAGCGCGGCCACCGCCACCCCGCCGACGACCCAGCTCCAGGTGCCGCCGATAGAGCCGCTGACACCGCCACCGAGAATCTGAAAGGTGGGGTCTAGGGGCGCCACGGTGCGCCCCTGCGTGACGAGCCAGGCGCCGCCGCGAAAGATGAGCAGCCCCGCTAAGGTCACGATAAACGACGGCACCCCCTGATAGGCGACCCAGTAGCCCTGAAA
This window contains:
- a CDS encoding sugar ABC transporter permease; translated protein: MISTPTKRPRRAPARARGVLRALELDTRLLGMVGALLAIWLLFHVLTGGTFLTARNLWNLAVQTSVVGIIATGMVFVIVTRQIDLSVGSLLGFLGMVMAVLQVDLFPAGAPWNWLATLLVGLLLGALLGAFQGYWVAYQGVPSFIVTLAGLLIFRGGAWLVTQGRTVAPLDPTFQILGGGVSGSIGGTWSWVVGGVAVAALLIGNARARAKRRRLGFHVKPLWAEVVTQGVLVALIVGFVMVMNAYTQPRSTVPRGIPVPVLVTLALALAMSLTARRTRFGRYVYAIGGNPEAAQLAGIDTRRVRLLVFVITGVLCALAGAVASARLNAGANSTGTLTELYVIAAVVIGGTSLAGGYGTISGALLGALLMQSLQSGMVLLGLSSPLQQVVIGLVLILAVWLDVLYRRRSGALEGP
- a CDS encoding ATP-binding cassette domain-containing protein, with product MRGVSKAFGGVHAVQGVSIDLFPGEVLGLLGHNGAGKSTLIKILSGALVPDEGEIWVGGRRASIRSPRDAKAYGIETIYQALALADNLNAPANIFLGRELTGPFGGLDDDAMESEARRVLDRLDLKITSLRVPVRSLSGGQRQAVAIGRALLFNAKVLIMDEPTAALGPQETRKVGDLIRSLKTQGLGIVLISHDIHDVFGLADRISVMHNGRLVGTHAVADVTQDDVLSMIILGRDLKGSASAA
- a CDS encoding LysR family transcriptional regulator, translated to MPPKAEQLRAFDAVARYRSVTQAARALGLSQPALSRQLAQLQEALGRPLYRRTATGVDLTPFGEALLPHARAVSEALERAQRFLQGEHPERVTLRVGLSHHLVTAYTVRLLRNLRAASAAGAELSVHMSEGYSQQLLDAVAQRALDAALVLGDAQDLPDALVARRISEEPLCLLVKPDDPLAAQALVPSSALHGETLVLPASVSWLHGRLQRYLASALITPGRVIEVSGPFAVRCAVLEGLGIGVSVRSFVQAEVDAALLRTVGFEADGFIAGVQLVTRAPDTYDRAAWTALSTLVP